From the genome of Pelmatolapia mariae isolate MD_Pm_ZW linkage group LG12, Pm_UMD_F_2, whole genome shotgun sequence, one region includes:
- the LOC134639497 gene encoding protein myomaker-like: MGAFIAKMLLPTVSSLVFLPTASVAAKRGFHMEAMVYFFTMFFTAIYHACDGPGLSILCFMRYDILEYFSVYGTALSMWVTLIALGDFDEPQRSTMTMFGVLTIAVRIYQDRWGYGIYSGPIGSAVFIITVKWMQKMKQLRAVYPEKTVYTQQVGPGCCFGALALMLRFYFEEWDYAYVHSFYHLSLAVSFVLLLPKKNRYAGTGENAAKLSCFTLCCCTMSPGSSKEKKDKKDKPKKKSSGTVWTVPTEKPWARGCSTPTLPLYNPPPSTPVKGTSISKLKEMNGWK, from the exons ATGGGTGCATTTATTGCCAAGATGCTGCTCCCTACAGTCAGCAGCCTGGTGTTCCTGCCTACAGCCAGCGTGGCCGCCAAGAGGGGCTTCCACATGGAGGCCATGGTCTACTTTTTCACCATGTTCTTCACTGCG ATCTACCATGCATGTGATGGACCAGGTCTCTCCATCTTGTGTTTCATGAGATACGACATCCTGGAGTACTTCAGTGTTTACGGCACTGCACTCTCAATGTGGGTCACACTTATAG CTCTGGGTGACTTTGATGAACCCCAGCGCTCCACTATGACTATGTTTGGAGTGTTAACCATCGCTGTGAGGATCTACCAGGACCGCTGGGGCTACGGGATCTACTCCGGGCCAATCGGATCAGCTGTCTTCATCATTACTGTCAAATGG ATGCAGAAGATGAAGCAGCTGAGGGCGGTTTATCCAGAGAAGACAGTGTACACGCAGCAGGTCGGTCCAGGCTGCTGCTTCGGTGCTCTCGCTCTAATGCTGCGCTTCTACTTTGAG GAGTGGGACTACGCCTATGTCCACAGCTTCTACCATCTGTCTCTGGCTGTTTcctttgtgctgctgctgccaaaGAAGAACCGCTATGCAGGGACGGGAGAGAACGCTGCTAAGCTCAGCTGCTTCACTCTCTGCTGCTGT ACCATGTCCCCTGGTTCTTCtaaagagaagaaagacaagaaagaCAAACCGAAAAAGAAGTCATCTGGGACTGTGTGGACGGTCCCCACAGAAAAGCCGTGGGCACGAGGCTGTAGCACCCCCACCCTGCCTCTTTATAACCCCCCTCCATCCACACCTGTCAAAGGGACCAGTATCAGCAAGCTCAAAGAGATGAACGGCTGGAAGTGA